The genomic region AGGGAGGAGTTTCTAAAAGCCCTCCAGCGCTTTGGAGCTTCCCCTTTCCAGGTGACCCCCGAAGAGCTGGAAGCCGAGGTAATGAATGCCTGAAAAGTTCGTGGTAAACGCCTCCCCGCTTATTATCCTGGGAAAAATCAACCAGCTTCACCTTTTGCCTTCTTTGGCTGATGAACTGGTTGTTCCCTATGGAGTTTTTAAGGAAATCCTTGCTGGAAGTCCTGGAGATCCTGCCCGTGAGTGGCTCAATGGCCCAGGCAAGGCTTTCGTGAAAGAAATCGGTCCTCTGGAGCCTGAAGTGCTAAAATGGGATCTGGGGTTAGGTGAGACTGAAGTTCTGACTTTCGCTTATCGGAATCGAGACTTTATTGCTCTCCTTGATGATCGAGCTGCCCGAAAGTGTGCCAAAACTTTAGATATAAAGACCAAAGGGACTCTGGCGATTTTGGTTCTAGCACGGAAAAGGAAACTCCTGCCGGATATAACAACGGTGTTAGATAGGATTGAACAGGCAGGTTTTTATGTGTCCCCCTCCCTTTTGAAAGCGGTTAAACGCCTCGCTAGTGAGTAGTTGCTTTTTTCCTGCGCCGGTAAGCCTTTTGAGAGCAAGCCTTTGAACAGTATCTGTCAGTATTTTTCACTTTATAAATTACTCGGTCACAAACTTCACAAAAAGCAAACCGATGAGGGAAAAGTCCTGGCAAAATAAAGTAAAGAAAGCGCCAAAGATAGAATGCAGATTCAGGAGACGAAATTTTGATGACTTTCTGCTTATTATTGACTTTAACTCAAGCAAAGCCACCCTTTTTAAGTTAGAAAGAGTGAAGACAAAAGGGTTAAAATGTGTCTCAGAGTTATGTCCTTCAACCGAGATGGCATCCCATGTGAGCTTGAAAGAAAGCGTCCCTTTTCAGGTTGCGCCTGAGAAGCTGGAGGCAGAGGTCAATCTCTAAAGGCTTCTTCAATTATGGTCGGCAAATCATAAGGGATAATTATGTCCTTTTTAGAAAACTTCCTTCTGCTTTCCAAAAACTTCTTGGCCTCTTCGGAAGAAGGTTTTTGAGAGAAGCAGTTTTGCAGTTTCCGGATGATTCTGTTAGCTCGTTGCCTACAATTATCAGAACAATATTTCTGATTACGGCGCAAAAGGATTTTCTTGCCGCAAATTGAACAAACTTTACCACTACTAAAAAGCTTATTTAGTTCTTCAAATAAGCGGTCAAACGAAATTGTTCCTGCTGATTGATAAGGCGAAAAGTCTTCTTTAATGAGTAACTTTTGACAGGCCTTATTTCTCAAATCCCAAAAAAGATGGAAATCTGACAGGTAAGACAAATCAAAAAAGCCAGTTTCAAAGAAGTTCTCAAAGGCATAGAGACATGCTTTGTAAGCCTCAGAATACCAGAGGTTTGGTGTAATATTATTATCTTGCTGAGCTTTTGTTTGATAGAGGCGTAGAGCAGTAAGGGCGAAGCTACGAGCAATAAACTCGTTCATATTTACCTTAGGCACTATTTCTATCAGAATTTGGCTAACTCTTTTTGGGCTTGTTTTTTCGTCAATTATGGGAGTAATGCCTTCCTCTCCACTGCCTGCTGATAGAAAAGCCCTAGTGCCTTGAGGAGCTAACAGGGGAGCAAGCCACTTCTCCACTAGCGGAAGCATAGTAGTAGAAAGATAATCCGCTTTAGCCACTGAGATCAGAGAAGAAGTGTCAGAGAAAGAGAGGGTTCTTTTGATGGCAAGAAATAGAGCTTTTTCAGAAATGAGCAAGGTATAAAGCTTAAACCCCTGGCCTTTTAATAGCTCAATTGCATTAAGCTGAGGAATTTGTGTGGCTATTTTTTCAAGTTTTTCCCAGGGGACAGGATTCACTTCAGAATGAAGAAAAGGCCAAAGCTCCCAGCTACTTGTTAGTCCTTCCACTTCTACGACAAACATTTTCTTGCCAAAGGTTGTAACGGATTTTGCAAGCGTTTCATCTTTTTGTGACTTTAAGGGAAGTTTAGTTTTTTGTCAAACACTTAGATTAAGGAGGTTTAAGATGAGAGACAAGGAAGGATTGGAAAATGAGTTCCGAACCAAAGTAAAATACCTAAGTCCGAGAATGGTTGAGAGGGTCTACGGCCTTAATCGTAAGACCCTTGCCAATTTTCGGTCCCAACGCAAAGGCCCATCATTTCTCAAGGTTGGGAAAAAAGTCCTTTACCCGGTTGATG from Thermodesulfatator indicus DSM 15286 harbors:
- a CDS encoding DUF3368 domain-containing protein, with protein sequence MPEKFVVNASPLIILGKINQLHLLPSLADELVVPYGVFKEILAGSPGDPAREWLNGPGKAFVKEIGPLEPEVLKWDLGLGETEVLTFAYRNRDFIALLDDRAARKCAKTLDIKTKGTLAILVLARKRKLLPDITTVLDRIEQAGFYVSPSLLKAVKRLASE
- a CDS encoding helix-turn-helix transcriptional regulator, with the translated sequence MRDKEGLENEFRTKVKYLSPRMVERVYGLNRKTLANFRSQRKGPSFLKVGKKVLYPVDELEKWIKKHGILIKTSDS